A window of Calonectris borealis chromosome 3, bCalBor7.hap1.2, whole genome shotgun sequence contains these coding sequences:
- the CYP1B1 gene encoding cytochrome P450 1B1 → MEAACNSMALERLGEALRSIPPVQSSLLFLLCLLAAIHLGKLLLQQQQRRRQGQRRAPPGPFPWPLIGNAAQLGSAPHLSFARLASTYGAVFQLRLGRWPVVVLNGERAIRQALVRQGAAFAGRPPFPSFRLVSGGRSLAFGGYSELWKLHRRAAHATVRAFSTGSPATRRLLERHLVGEARALVALLVRGSAGGAFLDPSRVLVVAVANVMSALCFGRRYSHGDGEFLRLVGRNEQFGRAVGAGSLVDALPWLQRFPSPVRAAYRAFRDLNRDFYGFVRGKFLQHQRSLRPGAAPRDMMDAFIRLQREQPRLQLEHVPATVTDIFGASQDTLSTALQWLLIFLIRYPNVQAKMQEEVDRIVGRDRLPCAEDQPHLPYIMAFLYESMRFSSFVPVTIPHATTTNTFIMGYLIPKDTVIFVNQWSVNHDPAKWSNPEDFDPTRFLDENGFINKDLTSSVMIFSLGKRRCIGEELSKVQLFLFTSILVHQCNFTANPNEDPKMDFTYGLTIKPKPFTLNVTLRDTMDLLDQAVQRLQAEKAANENQLSANA, encoded by the exons ATGGAAGCAGCGTGCAACAG cATGGCCCTCGAGAGGCTCGGGGAAGCCCTGCGCAGCATCCCCCCCGTGCAAAGCTCCCTGCtgttcctcctctgcctgctcgcCGCCATCCACCTGGGCaagctcctcctgcagcagcagcagcgccggcgGCAGGGCCAGCGCCGGGCGCCGCCGGGCCCTTTCCCCTGGCCCTTGATCGGCAACGCGGCGCAGCTGGGCAGCGCCCCGCACCTCTCCTTCGCCCGCCTGGCCAGCACCTACGGCGCCGTCTTCCAGCTGCGCCTGGGGCGCTGGCCCGTGGTGGTGCTGAACGGGGAGCGCGCCATCCGCCAGGCCCTCGTCCGCCAGGGGGCCGCCTTCGCCGGCCGCCCGCCCTTCCCCTCCTTCCGGCTGGTGTCGGGCGGGCGCAGCCTGGCCTTCGGCGGCTACTCCGAGCTGTGGAAGCTGCACCGGCGGGCGGCGCACGCCACGGTGCGCGCCTTCTCCACCGGCAGCCCCGCCACCCGCCGCCTGCTGGAGCGGCACCTGGTGGGCGAGGCGCGGGCGCTGGTGGCGCTGCTGGTGCGCGGCAGCGCCGGCGGCGCCTTCCTCGACCCCTCGCGCGTCCTGGTGGTGGCCGTGGCCAACGTGATGAGCGCCCTGTGCTTCGGCCGCCGCTACAGCCACGGCGACGGCGAGTTCCTGCGCCTGGTGGGGCGCAACGAGCAGTTCGGGCGGGCGGTGGGCGCCGGCAGCCTGGTGGACGCGCTGCCCTGGCTCCAGCGCTTTCCCAGCCCCGTGCGGGCCGCCTACCGCGCCTTCCGCGACCTCAACCGCGACTTCTACGGCTTCGTCCGCGGAAAGTTCCTGCAGCACCAGCGGAGCCTGCGCCCGGGGGCCGCTCCCCGCGACATGATGGACGCCTTCATCCGCCTGCAGCGGGAGCAGCCGCGGCTGCAGCTCGAGCACGTGCCTGCCACCGTCACCGACATCTTCGGCGCCAGCCAGGACACCCTCTCCACCGCCCTGCAGTGGCTCCTCATCTTCCTCATCAG GTATCCGAATGTGCAGGCTAAAATGCAGGAAGAAGTGGATAGGATTGTTGGAAGAGACCGTCTGCCATGTGCTGAAGATCAGCCTCACTTGCCCTACATCATGGCTTTCTTGTATGAATCCATGCGTTTCAGCAGCTTTGTGCCTGTTACTATCCCGCATGCCACCACAACCAACACCTTCATAATGGGCTACCTCATTCCCAAGGACACGGTGATTTTTGTTAATCAGTGGTCAGTGAATCACGATCCAGCAAAATGGTCCAACCCAGAGGATTTTGATCCAACAAGATTCCTGGATGAGAATGGATTCATCAATAAAGATCTTACTAGTAGCGTGATGATATTCTCATTGGGGAAACGCCGGTGTATTGGAGAGGAGTTATCCAAGGTGCAGCTGTTTCTCTTTACCTCCATACTGGTGCATCAGTGCAATTTTACTGCTAATCCAAACGAGGACCCTAAAATGGACTTTACCTATGGGTTGACCATTAAACCTAAGCCATTTACCTTGAATGTTACGCTTAGAGATACTATGGATTTGCTCGATCAGGCTGTCCAAAGACTGCAAGCAGAGAAAGCAGCCAATGAAAATCAGCTGTCAGCAAATGCCTAA